DNA from Malus sylvestris chromosome 11, drMalSylv7.2, whole genome shotgun sequence:
TCCAAACATTCCTTGAAGCCAAAACGTATGTCATTCAGTATTCTAGGATGTGAGTCATGTTGCTATAGTAACAATTTAGTGATATGGTATGCCCATATCACcggctagaaatcagccacgAGTCCATGTACGATTGCCTGTACACATTTTTGAAGCCCAAAAGTGTGTCGTCCACTATTTTATGACGCAGGTCATGTCCCTAAAGCAACTTTGTAGTGATGTATTTTGCAGAGATTACAATTAGAAACCAACTATGCGTTTTATGAAGGTCAAATATGTGTCGTCCAAGATTCTAGGACATGATTCATTTAGCTATAGCGGCATTTTAGTGGTGTACTTAATTTGCATAAATCATCGGCCAGAAATCAGCTACACTTCAACTTGCGACAGCCCTAACATTTTGTAAAGCCCAAATGTGCGTCGTCCAGTATTCTAGGGTGTTGGTCATGTCGCTACCATGTAGCAACAATTTGGTTGATGTGCTTTGTCACTCTTGTCAATGTTTGTTGTTGTCTTACTAATAAAGTAGGTTAACAATCATTGATGGATGATTACTTAGTTAACTGAGACTAGACGAGctaaaaaaaactattaaatcTAAATAGGTTAGCTGTTACATTGCTATGCATAGAATGCTAACTACCATCTTTACTCAACATTTGACTTGTGGATTCCATTTACACATTCAACTGGTAAatgttttgaaattaaaaattcttAGGTAATATGTAGATAGAATCCcaaaattcttgaagttttTTAGGACTAAaccattaattaataaaaaataggagaattaaatttttatatttttaaaacatgAGATATATTCTTAAGATGCGTGTTGTGTGCTTGTGCTAATTTAATTTGTTAAGTTTAAAATAAaacgaaagaaaaaacaatcaaGTGTTTTTTTCTATTTGTTGAACAAAATCACGTGTTAACGTGGAAAGTGatctaacaaaaagaaaataaaaaaacaacaacaatgcTTATCTTACTGAGTGGTGTAGGCTGTATGAATTTTATAACGACACTGTGTTCGGTTTTACGCTAAGTCTTCCGCTTCAAGTACTCCATGtccttttaagaaaaaaaaaaaaaagtactccATGTCCTTAATTTCTTAAAAGTTTCTTTCATGTCTTTCTAGATTTTCCTCCACTCCTTTTATCTTAAGGTTTTGCCTCATAATCGCATTTTCTAATCATAGCATCTTCGGTTCACATGTATAAATCACAAAAAGAAAATGACGTAACAAAAAAGACATGCAATGAAGTGAGTTCCAGTTGTTTTTCGGTTGGTCTTTAGCAACAAATTGTTCAAACTTTTGTTCTGGATGGGATAAATATCGAGTGAGAAGATATTTCTTTCCACTATATGCATTGGTTGACATAGTACTCTCAATTTCCGAAGGTCTTCGAGAAGGAGAGGACAATCTGACGCataaatgtttttatttaaaaaaaaatgtagaattATGTAAGCGGCAGAAATTATCTTCATATTTCACTcccaaagaaaaaatgaaataaaaactttcagattttcaattaattagttgCTAATACAGCAGATTTGTATAAACCACTAAGCAAAGTATTTCTGTTTGGGTATAAATTTTTCTGTTTACGACATAATGATTGATATCTCCTGCATGGCTGTAAGGATTTCAGTACCTTATAACGCTTACATGAGGATTTTGTTGCAACTTCGTTTTTTCTCTCACTACGTTTTCAGATTTTGGAGATTaccatctctctcttcctctctctctctctctctctctctctcccccccccccctctccctCTCAAAACCAGTGACTGTGTTTTAGTTGACATCCATCTCCAAAGGCATATTTGACTCGAACTCAAAGGGAGAGGTGGGTTTCTAGAGAGAATTCAAGAATTGTTAGTTTTAATATTtatcatttattatttatttgactCTTGTTTTGTTTGTGCTGGTTCTGAACTCTCCGGGCAGGATTAAGTATGCTAATCGAAACAGTATATGATAATGCTTTCTCAGTTATTTTTTCCTATTTCGGTGTCTGTTGTTGTTTCATCTGTATGATGTTCATAATTTTTGGCTGAGAAAACCAGAGAACTCCGCCACTAGCCGAGAGCCGTGGGGTTTATTCTCTCTGTCATCTCCTGTTACTGCCATTTTTTACTCTTTTGCCTTTATGCTTTTAACCTTTTTCATGTCGATTTTATGAATGTGAGTTTTTAAATTGCTACTTTAAAAGACCACGAGATAGCGGTAGACCCCATTTTTTGTCTGTGGATCATGTTCTTGGCatgattttatttaatattcCAGTAAGCCTGAtgtcacttttttttattttttattttttatttttggtaaaaagcCTGCTGTCACTTTTGTTTGTGTGCCAAGATTATCATGTACTGTTGTAGAGATGGCCTTGTTATATTCAGACCGAGTGTGTTATGATTTTTTGCGGCCTGTGGCGATGTTTTGATGACTTTGTTTGCTTTAAACGGAATGTAGGACACAGTTGTCCGAGGATAACTTGTGTTAATAAAGTTAGAAGGGAGGGTTCACTAATAGAGAGAGCGTATGCCTGGGAACAAGTACAACAGTAATTCGGACCACATCCCACCAAATCGAGTTGAACGGCTCTTGAGAGAAAGGGAGCTAAGGAAAAATAACAGGGGCTTGAACTTGAATGAACCATTTGAGCCTGAGTTGCAGTTAAGAGAAGATGAAAACTCAAAAGCCGCCTATATTGAACAATTCTTGGAAGGGGCTGCAGCTGCAAGGGCGCTTAATGAGGGATGCGAAAAGCAAGAGCGGAGGCCTAGCAGGCAACGACTGTTGGTTGTGGCTAACAGGTTACCGGTCTCTGCAATTAGGAGAGGCGAAGATTCATGGTCTCTGGAGATGAGTGCAGGGGGTCTGGTCACTGCACTTTTGGGTATGTGGTGTTTTAACTCttctttaaataataaatactGATGACCGGTTTAACATCTTTGTTCCTTTATCGAAGTCCCGTGTCTATCATTTTCATAAAGGGGACAAGATTTTCATCAGTGATGATATCCCTTTCATTTTGATTATGATTTGGTAATTAACCTGCAAAGATGAACCTAATTTGTACtggatggttttttattttttctgcagGTATAAAGGAGTTTGAGGCAAGGTGGATTGGTTGGGCCGGGGTAAATGTGCCGGATGAAATTGGACAGAAGGCACTTACTAGAGCTCTCGCTGAGAAGGTCCAAATTTCTGTACCTGGATTTCTTTTAAAACTGAAATTTTCCGTCATTCATAGACATTGGTTCAGCTCATTTTCACTCTTGCTTATGTATACAACACATTCCAGTGTAAATGTCCATGAAATTTTAAGATGGTTGTTTTGTTCCTTACAGAGATGTATCCCAGTTTTTCTTGACGAGGAGATTGTTCATCAATATTACAATGGCTATTGCAATAATATTTTGTGGCCCCTTTTCCATTACCTTGGACTTCCACAAGAAGACCGACTTGCCACCACCCGGAGTTTCCAGTCACAGTTTGCTGCATATAAGAAGGCAAATCAAATGTTTGCCGACGTGGTTAATGAGCACTACGAAGAGGGTGATGTAGTTTGGGTCCATGATTACCATCTTATGTTTCTTCCAAAATGCTTGAAGGATTACAATAGTAAAATAAAAGTTGGTTGGTTTCTCCACaccccttttccttcttctgaaATCCATAGGACGTTGCCATCACGATCAGAACTACTCCGTTCAGTTCTTGCAGCTGATTTAGTTGGGTAATTATTCCTTACATTCTGCACCagtaattaattttctttgcaGTTTACTTTGCTGATGATAATTGAGAAATGCTGTTACTAGACATTTGGCATATCTTTTGAATCTATCAAGCTTGGTTGTTTTTGCATCTATCATTGAGAAAGTATTTCATGTTGCAAAAACTAATGACATCTTGTTATATTCCTCAAATGCTTAAAACTATCTGGCTTTCATCCGCGATGCATAATATTTAGGTCTAGCCGTGATATTCTGTTTCTTTTGTGCTAAGCTATCTTCAACTGCATTCGTTTGCTGGCATGAGGCATGATATGGCTTATTGTATTTCACATGGTATAGAAATTTCAGAAATAGAAGACCCCATTTATGTAGAAATAACGTGTTCTGAACATTGCCTTCATTCCTCTTTTGAATTATGCTACAATCATCCTTAATAACCATAAAACAGTAGAATATCTAATCGGTAAAGCATAATTCAATCTCAATTAGCACAAGGAGGAGGCAATAATGGGGTATCAAATTACTAGGAATGGAATAGTGTTGACAGCTTTAGTTAACTATAAATTCTTCGAATTTCTATTGGTACTTTGAGATGTTGTGTGAAGTGATTTCATGCACAAAAACCTAATATGCATAGCAACTAGAAAGTTCCGTGACTTATTGTCTTGTTTTTTCAGTTTTCACACTTACGACTATGCACGACACTTTGTTAGTGCTTGCACTCGCATTCTTGGACTTGAGGGCACACCTGAAGGAGTTGAGGATCAAGGAAGGCTTACTCGAGTGGCTGCGGTCTGTATCTGTTCAATTATTACCtgttcttttcttgttttttggtATTCTATCTTTTAAGGTTCTAGTATCTTTTTATACAACGTTTAGCGTTTAACAAATTGAGTGATATACGCACATTGGAATCTAATTCTAGCTGTACTTGCACGTTTTAATTTCAGTTTCCTATTGGAATAGATTCAGACCGCTTCATACGTGCACTTGATGTTCCTCAAGTACAAGAACACATTAAGGAATTGAAAGAACGGTTCGCTGGGCGAAAGGTAAGTGTTCTTTTGTTGTTTCAATGATCCTAGACACATGGACAAATCCGCCTTTTATCTCTGTCTAGTGAAATCTGCCAAACACATGGGTAGTTTTAAAAGGTAGCACGCTCAGTCTTGCAACTCAAACACAGAAGTTTATTTCTGTTACCTTCTTTAATTTGGCATCATTACTCCAAGGAACTTCACAAGTGAGTTCGTTTTCGAAAAGGATGCTGGGAATAGAAGCCTtagaagcttttttttttttttggtcttttGTTTAGGGTCTTCAGTgagaaaacaaatgaaatttccaaatttcttcTTCTGATGATCGATTCAACCTCTGATAAAAAAGATATACCTTGGTTATATTTCATCTCTTCAACAAGTTTAGTAATGAGCATAACGGCCCTATTGTTCGGATGGAGAGAAGAACCTACGATTAGCTTTTTCGGGAAATTTCCAAACGAACAATTTAACGAAATCTTTCAATTTCTTATTTTACTATATATGCCGCTTTTTTCTCTAGTTATGACTGTTTTTTTAACACTGCAGGTAATGCTAGGTGTTGATCGCCTTGATATGATTAAAGGGATTCCTCAGAAGATACTGGCTTTTGAAAAGTTTCTTGAGGAAAACCCAACTTGGCGTGACAAAGTGGTTTTGCTGCAAATTGCGGTGCCAACAAGAACGGATGTTCCAGAGTGTATGCCCCCTCCTTAGGATGCTTTGTCAAGTGTTTTTTGTACTCTTAGTTGCATTTAGAATAAACTAGGATCTATATATTCGTTTCATTTCTTTGTTTTATCTTGATGGTGATGTATAAACTACTTATCTTGCATTTTCACAGATCAAAAACTTACAAGCCAGGTTCATGAAATTGTTGGCCGAATAAATGGAAGATTTGGAACTTTGACTGCTGTCCCAATACATCACCTGGTATGCCCTTGATTTTCTAAGTAACTATTCCACAACATGTTATTGAAAGAGCCTCGGTGGAATTTAATACAAAGGATGTTGATGTGCGACGTTATTGGTCTGTCTTTATTAACATTCTGTATGATAATGGCATATTAGGAGAcataatttaaatttgaaaatgcTTGGATTCATGCCACAAGGGTCATTAGTTGGTTAAAGTTCATCTGCAGTGGAATTATATATCTCCTGCTTAGCACTATGCGATAAGGTGTAGTAGTTTTGTAGCACCTTATTAAGGGGTGCCCCCTCACAAAGGGGGTCTCAGTGACTAGGCCCGGGCGACTGTTTACCAAAAACATAGGTCTCTGCAAAATTGTAAGACCATGTATGGGGGATAACGCTTTAGTATTCTTTATTGGGTGGGgtaaacaaaatatataaaaaggtcgtacccagtgcacaaggctcccgttttacgcagggtctgggagaggatTCATTGAGATTCTCAAATTTTGAAGATACTTTTTTTGAAAAGCCGAGCCACTAGGATGAAATAAAAAGAGTTCCGCATTATCAATAGCAGTTGTTTTTCTTACATATATCAAGTTTGCTCGAGATTTGAACGAATACTTCCTAACCAATTCTTTTTTTGTCTACAGGATCGTTCTCTTGACTTTCATGCGTTGTGTGCACTATATGCTGTAACTGGTACCATTCTACATACTCTGGCTCTGGTTCCCTGTTTCTTTTAACCCATTTTTTGCGAGCAAATAAGTTTTCGACATAACTTTTCAGCTAGTATCTGAGAAAATGTATATATAACTTTTCAGCTAGTAAAATCTCCTTGTGTCCGTTTGGTTTCGTTTTCAATTTGTCCAGATATAGCACTTGTCACATCTCTGAGGGACGGAATGAATCTTGTCAGTTATGAGTTTGTGGCATGCCAGGATGCAAAGAGAGGGGTCCTTATTCTTAGTGAGGTAATAACTAGAAATTTGCGTGCTTTGTTATGCTTCATCTTCACTCAAATTCTCATTTCTACCAATTTGATGAACTTATATTCTGTTTTTATAGCTGCCATGTTACATGGCTTGGATCGGAATCGGATACACGAAAAGTTTATCTGATTTCAAAAACGCATACAGAATCATCTTAAAAGACAATCTAATATTCGGTCTTTAGAACTGTAAACTCGAGTGTAATCTTTTTACCTCGTCCTTTTTCTTGCTTTGACACTTCCTGTTCCTTGTGTAGTTTGCTGGTGCCGCACAGTCTTTAGGTGCTGGAGCAATTCTAGTGAACCCGTGGAACATCACAGAGGTTGCCAATTCAATTGCTCAAGCATTGAATATGCCCTctgaagaaagagagaagcgACACAAGCATAATTTTTTACACGTGACAACCCACACTGCACAGGAATGGGCCGAAACTTTTGTAAGGTATGCATGCTTGAGTGTCGTGTGTTTAATTCTTGAAGCACAAAATTATTTCTTTGCGATGTCTAACGATGGTAAACCAACATAATTTAACATGGTTCTTGGCGATTCGTGGCATACATTTTGTTTTCCTCCACATCTTAACAGTTTAAGCTTTCGAGGACAATGTAAAACCTCTAAAAATTTAGCAATAATATGTTTTCTGAGTTGAAATTGGAAACATATGCCTACGCAGTTTCCGATACCTTGACCCTTACAAAAATCCTGAAGGACATGCTTGTATTTTAAAAGGTGGTGTAGATAGATTATGCACTGAGACTTGACATTCATATCACGATTTTTCAGTGAACTGAACGATACTGTTGTAGAGGCACA
Protein-coding regions in this window:
- the LOC126590025 gene encoding alpha,alpha-trehalose-phosphate synthase [UDP-forming] 1-like isoform X2 is translated as MPGNKYNSNSDHIPPNRVERLLRERELRKNNRGLNLNEPFEPELQLREDENSKAAYIEQFLEGAAAARALNEGCEKQERRPSRQRLLVVANRLPVSAIRRGEDSWSLEMSAGGLVTALLGIKEFEARWIGWAGVNVPDEIGQKALTRALAEKRCIPVFLDEEIVHQYYNGYCNNILWPLFHYLGLPQEDRLATTRSFQSQFAAYKKANQMFADVVNEHYEEGDVVWVHDYHLMFLPKCLKDYNSKIKVGWFLHTPFPSSEIHRTLPSRSELLRSVLAADLVGFHTYDYARHFVSACTRILGLEGTPEGVEDQGRLTRVAAFPIGIDSDRFIRALDVPQVQEHIKELKERFAGRKVMLGVDRLDMIKGIPQKILAFEKFLEENPTWRDKVVLLQIAVPTRTDVPEYQKLTSQVHEIVGRINGRFGTLTAVPIHHLDRSLDFHALCALYAVTDIALVTSLRDGMNLVSYEFVACQDAKRGVLILSEFAGAAQSLGAGAILVNPWNITEVANSIAQALNMPSEEREKRHKHNFLHVTTHTAQEWAETFVSELNDTVVEAQLRTRQVPPPLPNKDAIQSYLQANNRLIILNFGELDMWLAAENGMFLRLTKGEWMTTMPEHLNMEWVDSVKHVFEYFTERTPRSHFDKRETSLVWNYKYADVDFGRLQARDMLQHLWTGPISNASVDVVQGSRSVEVRAVGVTKGAAIDRILGEIVHSKSMTSPIDYVLCIGHFLGKDEDVYTFFEPDLPFEPIGLPRTKISDGLKPNERRSSLKAPAIKGGSKSSQSKAQRLLPNSEKKNANHNTTNPRWPSPEKISWNVLDLKKENYYSCSVGRTRTNARYLLQSSDDVVSFLKELAGASSASVSSSD
- the LOC126590025 gene encoding alpha,alpha-trehalose-phosphate synthase [UDP-forming] 1-like isoform X1, whose product is MPGNKYNSNSDHIPPNRVERLLRERELRKNNRGLNLNEPFEPELQLREDENSKAAYIEQFLEGAAAARALNEGCEKQERRPSRQRLLVVANRLPVSAIRRGEDSWSLEMSAGGLVTALLGIKEFEARWIGWAGVNVPDEIGQKALTRALAEKRCIPVFLDEEIVHQYYNGYCNNILWPLFHYLGLPQEDRLATTRSFQSQFAAYKKANQMFADVVNEHYEEGDVVWVHDYHLMFLPKCLKDYNSKIKVGWFLHTPFPSSEIHRTLPSRSELLRSVLAADLVGFHTYDYARHFVSACTRILGLEGTPEGVEDQGRLTRVAAFPIGIDSDRFIRALDVPQVQEHIKELKERFAGRKVMLGVDRLDMIKGIPQKILAFEKFLEENPTWRDKVVLLQIAVPTRTDVPEYQKLTSQVHEIVGRINGRFGTLTAVPIHHLDRSLDFHALCALYAVTDIALVTSLRDGMNLVSYEFVACQDAKRGVLILSEFAGAAQSLGAGAILVNPWNITEVANSIAQALNMPSEEREKRHKHNFLHVTTHTAQEWAETFVSELNDTVVEAQLRTRQVPPPLPNKDAIQSYLQANNRLIILGFNVTLTEPVDTPERRGDQIKEMELKLHPELKETLSALANDPTTTIVVISGSDRYVLDDNFGELDMWLAAENGMFLRLTKGEWMTTMPEHLNMEWVDSVKHVFEYFTERTPRSHFDKRETSLVWNYKYADVDFGRLQARDMLQHLWTGPISNASVDVVQGSRSVEVRAVGVTKGAAIDRILGEIVHSKSMTSPIDYVLCIGHFLGKDEDVYTFFEPDLPFEPIGLPRTKISDGLKPNERRSSLKAPAIKGGSKSSQSKAQRLLPNSEKKNANHNTTNPRWPSPEKISWNVLDLKKENYYSCSVGRTRTNARYLLQSSDDVVSFLKELAGASSASVSSSD